The following are encoded together in the Coffea arabica cultivar ET-39 chromosome 1c, Coffea Arabica ET-39 HiFi, whole genome shotgun sequence genome:
- the LOC140038831 gene encoding uncharacterized protein — MGARQLVEQGTRRKIGNGMNTNVWEDSWIPDTLHGGVTTKRAMDNGIQNADLPKNMEQEPGYKTQALNNDTKQKANKMEGSTSWENQTQKPWKDLWRLKVKHKQKIFLWKFLNNALPVRDAIYGRIKVGDPICNRYGEERETIEHTLLNCSKAKQTWKLAPIQWEGMMEQHGCFRRWWISVLEAKHRPEGWQHISLFVHILWQIWKDRNEMEFNGKKNQPWRTIQKAHQEWLELGDIDTKETRMNTDETEALRHHSQQLGSEYGTLKLRIGFTTDLTKLCLGIGISLTEGDQGLKIGWALRARSLGSNLVDEEAVALKMAMCKAVTMQYREVQFQVQNQQLLNHIRTQKVSDIRLVTVVDDIVQLRVLFYMCSFCLVKHDKNQLSSKLSMYALGMTLEEEHWFP; from the exons ATGGGAGCTAGACAGTTGGTGGAACAAGGAACCAGAAgaaagattggcaatggaaTGAACACAAATGTCTGGGAAGATAGCTGGATTCCAGATACATTACATGGAGGAGTGACAACCAAGAGAGCTATGGACAATGGAATTCAGAATGCTGATTTGCCAAAAAACATGGAACAGGAACCtg GGTATAAGACACAGGCTCTTAACAATGATACCAAGCAGAAAGCAAACAAGATGGAGGGATCTACCAGCTGGGAGAATCAAACCCAAAAACCATGGAAGGATTTGTGGAGACTGAAGGTGAAACATAAACAGAAAATCTTCCTATGGAAATTTCTTAACAATGCTCTTCCAGTGAGAGATGCCATCTATGGCAGAATCAAAGTTGGGGACCCCATTTGCAACAGATATGGAGAGGAAAGGGAGACGATAGAACATACTCTTTTGAACTGTAGCAAAGCAAAACAGACATGGAAGCTAGCCCCTATCCAATGGGAAGGAATGATGGAGCAACATGGGTGTTTTAGAAGATGGTGGATTTCAGTTTTAGAAGCCAAACACAGACCAGAAGGATGGCAACACATTTCCTTATTTGTCCATATTCTCTGGCAGATTTGGAAAGATAGGAATGAGATGGAATTCAATGGCAAGAAAAACCAGCCATGGAGGACAATACAAAAGGCACACCAGGAATGGCTAGAATTGGGGGACATAGATACAAAGGAAACTAGGATGAACACAGACGAAACAGAAGCTCTACGTCATCACAGCCAGCAGTTAGGCTCAGAATATGGGACACTGAAATTGAGGATTGGATTCACAACAGACTTGACAAAGCTTTGTTTAGGGATTGGAATCAGTCTGACAGAAGGAGATCAAGGTTTAAAGATAGGATGGGCACTACGAGCACGCAGCTTAGGATCAAATCTGGTGGACGAAGAAGCAGTGGCTCTAAAAATGGCAATGTGTAAAGCTGTCACCATGCAATACAGGGAAGTACAATTCCAGGTGCAAAACCAACAACTCCTTAACCATATTCGAACACAAAAAGTAAGCGACATTAGATTAGTTACTGTTGTGGATGACATTGTTCAACTAAGAGTTTTGTTTTATATGTGCTCCTTTTGTCTAGTTAAACATGATAAGAATCAACTAAGCTCTAAGCTTAGCATGTATGCCTTGGGCATGACTTTAGAAGAGGAACATTGGTTTCCTTAG
- the LOC140038838 gene encoding uncharacterized protein, which translates to MRVQMWNCQGVGSLLTIPQLREVNNLFSPSMVFLSETKNRTKYMEKVKNNLRFDEMAVVEAMNKASGMALLWKQEVKIIEVLMTAFTIEAHVKDMEVNSDWWFVGIYASCDHKVRKQQWKVLENRKRLWEERWMIIGDFNDIISNEEKWGGTTREERSFQDFKEFIHGNQLMDIGFVGHPWTWCINWEEAGEVKQRLDRDLCSYSWSQVYEKVNCRHIDSYASDHSILLFDTTMNSSRRNKRFYFDKRWLKREDIGEVVRTAWEKETKGSRMFQVTRKIKNYRVALLQWRNTFQANSREKIEQIKNQLSELKQSSGNTSKGSVDSLKKQLKEAYKEEELHWHQKSRIQWLKEGDRNTKYFHAIVQGRRRRNRMNKLQREDGT; encoded by the coding sequence ATGAGAGTCCAGATGTGGAATTGTCAAGGAGTGGGGAGCCTCTTGACAATTCCCCAGTTGAGAGAGGTGAATAACCTCTTCTCTCCAAGCATGGTGTTTTTAAGTGAGACCAAGAATAGGACAAAATACATGGAAAAAGTGAAGAACAATTTAAGATTTGATGAGATGGCTGTTGTTGAGGCAATGAATAAGGCAAGTGGTATGGCTCTCCTTTGGAAACAAGAGGTGAAAATTATAGAGGTGCTCATGACTGCTTTCACCATCGAAGCTCATGTGAAGGATATGGAGGTTAACTCTGATTGGTGGTTTGTAGGCATTTATGCGAGCTGTGATCATAAGGTTAGAAAACAACAGTGGAAAGTTTTAGAAAATAGGAAAAGATTGTGGGAGGAAAGATGGATGATAATTGGAGACTTTAATGATATAAtctccaatgaagaaaaatgggGAGGAACTACTAGAGAGGAAAGAAGCTTTCAGGACTTTAAAGAATTTATTCATGGGAATCAATTGATGGATATAGGTTTTGTTGGCCACCCTTGGACTTGGTGTATCAATTGGGAAGAAGCGGGTGAAGTTAAACAAAGACTGGATAGGGATCTATGTAGCTATTCCTGGTCACAGGTTTATGAGAAAGTTAATTGTCGACATATAGACTCTTATGCCTCGGATCACAGCATTCTGTTGTTTGATACTACGATGAACTCTAGTAGGAGGAATAAGAGATTCTACTTTGACAAGAGGTGGTTAAAAAGAGAGGATATTGGGGAGGTGGTCAGGACTGCTTGGGAGAAGGAGACTAAGGGATCTAGGATGTTTCAAGTAACTAGGAAGATCAAGAACTACCGTGTAGCTCTCCTTCAATGGAGGAATACCTTCCAAGCAAACTCAAGAGAGAAGATTGAGCAAATTAAAAACCAGTTGAGTGAGCTGAAGCAATCAAGTGGGAACACCAGTAAGGGAAGTGTGGACTCATTAAAGAAACAGTTAAAAGAGGCTTACAAAGAGGAAGAACTGCACTGGCACCAGAAATCTAGGATACAATGGCTCAAGGAGGGGGACAGGAACACAAAGTATTTCCATGCAATTGTACagggaaggagaagaagaaatagAATGAACAAACTACAAAGAGAGGATGGAACGTGA